One stretch of Chryseobacterium indologenes DNA includes these proteins:
- a CDS encoding outer membrane beta-barrel family protein encodes MKKILLSAVILLPAALFSQTITGKITQRGKAISYVEVIAVKDQKKQTAISDEKGNYSLKLSENGNYNIKLIQDGTEVSVMDVAVQGDIKQDFFIEEKKEKQIEGVTLTARKKLIERKADRLVFNVANSVASQGMDGADALSTTPLVKIDENTGVSIAGKSGVAVMINDRILNLSSTELITYLKSLRSENIEKIEVITAPPSKYEAQGNSGLINIVLKKNQNLGWSGSLTTSFQQQTYSGFSNSATINYQNEKLRSSLKLRQSKYEKHSFENYRITGIEGLKSHDDRRDFGDGLGANLSVDYQLGKKSNVGFIYDYGFGHSNMDIENTSDYFQNDHYTNTLSTYAEHRGKSTQQTISAYYDVKFGKQDNKLSITGNYFSNLPKTTIDFTTIENSGDEFIVRSPSVVDYKIYSGQADLTLPYEFAKTEAGVKFTNFDNNSSIFYQNLENGNYVNDVLKSNEFKYNEKNYAAYFSLEKSFNEKWSAKAGLRYEYSTINGNSLTSGQQSESSYGRFFPTAYVIYKSNENNTFSINYSKRIDRPGFRAINPYRWYTNVNSYFTGNPFLQPSINHNFEFSHVYKGKLSTTLYFQRTLDGFGSLVSLTGESRTSTFFNYYNENSMGATVNYSDTFFKRWEANYSADISYTDRSVFTSDAASKKGYGYDFDFQNNISLNKNKTIQLMANYWLRLPSNSGNVRWDFVGNFTAGVKMSLMDKNLQVNVFVSDIFKQARSKGEIFYTTGSHYFNNYYDARRLTVSATYTFGNKKVKGANRNVNFDEKNRAN; translated from the coding sequence ATGAAGAAGATTTTACTTTCAGCAGTTATTCTGTTACCGGCAGCCCTTTTTTCACAAACAATTACAGGGAAAATTACTCAAAGAGGAAAAGCTATTTCCTATGTTGAAGTGATAGCCGTAAAGGATCAGAAAAAGCAGACTGCCATTTCTGATGAAAAAGGAAACTACTCACTGAAGCTTTCTGAGAACGGAAATTATAATATTAAACTGATACAGGATGGAACAGAAGTTTCTGTTATGGACGTTGCCGTACAAGGTGATATAAAACAGGATTTTTTTATCGAGGAGAAAAAAGAAAAGCAAATTGAAGGCGTAACCCTCACTGCCAGAAAAAAACTGATTGAAAGAAAGGCCGACAGGTTGGTTTTTAATGTTGCAAACTCTGTAGCCTCTCAGGGAATGGATGGTGCAGATGCACTATCTACAACACCATTAGTAAAGATAGATGAAAACACTGGAGTTTCTATTGCTGGGAAAAGTGGAGTGGCAGTAATGATTAATGACAGAATATTAAACCTTTCCTCAACAGAACTTATTACCTATCTAAAAAGTTTGAGATCTGAAAATATTGAAAAAATTGAAGTCATTACAGCTCCACCTTCAAAATATGAAGCTCAGGGAAATAGTGGACTTATTAATATTGTTCTGAAGAAAAATCAAAATCTCGGCTGGAGTGGAAGTCTTACGACAAGCTTTCAGCAGCAGACTTATTCCGGGTTTTCCAATAGTGCCACCATCAATTATCAAAATGAAAAACTGCGCTCTTCTTTGAAATTAAGACAAAGTAAATACGAAAAACATTCTTTTGAAAATTATAGAATAACAGGAATAGAGGGGCTTAAAAGTCATGATGACAGAAGGGATTTTGGAGATGGTCTTGGAGCCAATTTAAGTGTTGATTATCAGTTAGGAAAGAAATCCAATGTAGGATTTATCTATGATTATGGATTTGGGCATTCCAATATGGATATTGAGAATACTTCAGATTATTTTCAAAATGATCATTATACCAATACTTTGTCTACTTATGCTGAACACAGAGGTAAATCTACTCAGCAGACAATCAGTGCTTATTATGATGTTAAGTTCGGAAAACAGGATAATAAGTTAAGTATTACAGGAAACTATTTTTCAAATCTTCCCAAGACCACTATTGATTTTACAACCATAGAGAATTCCGGAGATGAGTTTATTGTAAGATCACCATCGGTAGTGGATTATAAAATTTATTCCGGGCAGGCAGACCTTACTTTACCTTATGAGTTTGCAAAAACGGAAGCAGGAGTGAAGTTTACTAATTTTGATAATAATTCCAGTATTTTTTATCAGAATCTTGAAAACGGAAACTATGTGAATGATGTTTTGAAGAGCAATGAGTTTAAGTACAATGAAAAAAATTATGCTGCTTATTTCAGTCTCGAAAAGTCTTTTAATGAAAAATGGTCAGCAAAAGCCGGGCTTCGCTATGAGTATTCTACCATTAATGGAAATTCTCTGACTTCCGGGCAACAATCGGAAAGTTCTTATGGGAGGTTTTTTCCAACAGCTTATGTGATATACAAAAGTAATGAAAACAATACCTTTAGTATTAATTATTCAAAGAGGATTGACAGACCGGGATTTCGTGCAATCAATCCTTACCGCTGGTATACTAATGTAAATTCTTATTTCACAGGAAATCCATTTTTACAGCCCTCTATCAATCATAATTTTGAATTTTCCCATGTGTATAAAGGGAAATTATCAACTACTCTTTATTTCCAAAGAACATTGGATGGATTCGGGTCGTTGGTGAGCTTAACAGGAGAGAGTAGAACGAGTACTTTTTTCAATTATTACAATGAGAACAGTATGGGGGCTACTGTGAATTATTCGGATACATTTTTCAAACGTTGGGAGGCTAATTATTCTGCAGACATTTCTTATACAGATAGAAGTGTTTTTACCAGTGATGCTGCTTCTAAAAAAGGTTATGGTTATGATTTTGATTTTCAGAATAATATATCACTTAATAAGAACAAAACGATTCAGCTCATGGCTAACTACTGGCTTCGTTTGCCTTCCAATTCAGGAAATGTACGTTGGGATTTTGTAGGGAACTTTACTGCAGGGGTAAAAATGAGTTTGATGGATAAGAATCTTCAGGTTAATGTTTTTGTTTCAGATATCTTCAAACAGGCAAGAAGTAAAGGGGAAATATTTTATACCACCGGATCTCATTATTTCAACAACTATTATGATGCCAGAAGGCTTACTGTATCCGCAACTTATACATTTGGAAATAAAAAGGTAAAAGGAGCGAACCGTAATGTCAATTTTGATGAAAAGAACAGAGCGAATTAA